CAAGTGGCAAGAGGAACAAAACCCTCTGCACATGTTGCTAACATCCTTTTCCTTTCTCAAGTTCATGCCTTTTTCATACATACAcagtctatatatatatttatatatgctGCTAAGATCTCCGAGTCTGAAAAGATGAGATCGAATAAGGTAATGAATTAGCACAGTGAGTTAAAACCATTACAGTTAAAGTCCTTTCTGACACGTCCTTCTTCAACAGCACCATCGTTGGAGTTCTTCTCTCCTTTCACTATCTGAAGCCAACTTTGTCGAAGAAGAAGATTGGTGATTTGAGCCTCTCTCTCTCTGGTGAAGCCATGGATATGAGTATTAGAAGTAGGAATAACTGGAGTAAGAAAAGgtgtgatttttaattattgggTATACCTTGGATGATTGTTGGTGAGGTCTGGAATTCTTTGAAAACAGGGCCCTTCATCATACCCTTCGCAAATGATTTCCCCTCGCTCATCTTGGTAACACACTATGCCCTCAGAACGATCTTCGTAAACCTGTTTAGCCAACATTAATTAGCAAAACATCTGTTTCCTTCTGCTAAGACCAGGATAAacatcaaacacaaaaaacatcaAACCTTGTTCTTCATGGATGCTGCGATCCTCACTACCGATGATGATGCCCTTTTGAGTGGGATATAGCTTGGTTTGGAGATGAATTTTTTGTTTGGGCAGTTGAGAAATGATCCATATCTGTGAATTGGGATTTGAATTGAGGAAACAGAGGTAGCAGCCATGAATGTGATTGTCCCGGAAGAAGAATAAAAGTGGTGAGGGATAGGCCCTGCCTATATAGTAAGGCAATGATCTCAtcctttaattaattagtttttgatTATAATGGTAAAGCATTggttatgatattattataaaatgctATAAGTTGAATTATTGAAGGCCTGTGTCTTATCATGATAAAATGtagtaatataaatagtaatGTAGGGCCAAAGTGGCTTATCCCTTACCTTCGTTGCCGGTGAACTCCAAGTCACAGTTCAGGTTTCATCATGCTTATCATTTTGTTGGTTGGTCCATTCACCATTTCACTATGAAATCAATCAATCTCTTGCTCTTCACTTCACACAATAATATACATAATCTCTTATATCAACACATCACTGTAAGACCACATGGCCTTTCAAGTAAGTTATCATGCTTTTAatgaacaaattttcaaaactttaagcTACGATCTTCAACCATGATTTCACTAAGTATAATTACAGAGGACCAACGTTACGTCACATCAAACGACTTCACTGATTCATTTTCTAACTTCCTTCTGTTTAAAGCTGTGATCTTGCTTTTATTATATTCACCGGGGTTATTCATCTTAGTTGTTTACTCttcttttagttttcttttgtcCGTATTCCCTTATTTtctagtatatttttttatagttgatCGAACTTCATTGTTATTTTCTTGATGACTTGTTTGTAACAGGGTCTTGTCAAACAAAATAGAGAATTCtataattttgaaggaaaaacaaACGATCAATTTAAGttcttttttaaactaattaaaacaacaacaaaattgaaagagaaCTTTTTGTGGAAACATAAATTGTGTTGCTTTCTTAACTTCACGACAATCTGGATTCAAGAGTCCAAATtctcatattattttttttttttttaccaaatgttcaaaatatactaatattgatatattaaaataaattaatatattttaaatagtttttatctATTCATAGTTACAACATGTGTCACCTTAACCTACTAAAATATTCTAACGACAATTTCTCATATAAAGGTCTAAATCACGTTATTATTCTGTTAATCCATGATAAGACTCAACACTttgtttttatcaaacaaaGTAACCAATCTCATTCAATCTCTATAT
This DNA window, taken from Vigna radiata var. radiata cultivar VC1973A chromosome 5, Vradiata_ver6, whole genome shotgun sequence, encodes the following:
- the LOC106760218 gene encoding uncharacterized protein LOC106760218, with amino-acid sequence MAATSVSSIQIPIHRYGSFLNCPNKKFISKPSYIPLKRASSSVVRIAASMKNKVYEDRSEGIVCYQDERGEIICEGYDEGPCFQRIPDLTNNHPREREAQITNLLLRQSWLQIVKGEKNSNDGAVEEGRVRKDFNCNGFNSLC